The Halalkalicoccus tibetensis genome contains the following window.
GGTCGATCCCCGAGACGGCCGCCGGCTCGCCCCCCGAATCGAGCTCCGGCGAGTCAATCCAGGCGAACCCGTACCGATCGGCGAGCGCCTCGCAGACCCGCGCCTCGACCTCCTCGCGCGTCGAGGCGTCGAGCAGCGCCGAATCGAGCGCCGGCGTCCCGACCGCCGCCTCCCGCCCCCCGTCCTCGAAGGCGTCGAGCAGCTCCTCGGTCGTCGGCGCCCCGAGATAGGGCTCGAGCGCCTCGAGGCTCCCCCAGCCCCCGATCGCCCGGACCACCCGCGGCGGGATCCCTTGCTCCTCGATCAGGGTTCGGGCGAAGCGTCGGCGCAGGTCCTGCACCGTGATCCCCTCGAAGCGCGCCTCGCCGGTCCGCTCGGCCGCGCGGTCGGCGACCCCCCGGACGAGCATCTGGACGCGCCGGGGCGTCACGTCGACGACCCGCTCGTCCTCCCCGATCCCGTTGCTGTTGACGTACCGCGAGAGCTCGCGCTCGACGTCCGGCGGCAGGTACGCTTCGCGGCTCCCCTCGCCCTCGGGGACGGTCAGGAGGAACCGATCGGGGTCGCTCCGCACGCGCGAGACGTGCGAGGGACGGATCGCGGCCATCTCGGCCGCGCTGAGGCCGACCTCGGCCCCCAGGCGGACGAGCAGCCGTTCGCGGTAGGTCGCGGCCGCCTCCAGCAGCCGATCGTAGTCCGCCCCCTCGAGCTCCCTCCCCGCTTCCCCCGTTCTCGCGACGCTTTCGACCATGTTTCGTATCTCTCCCGAAACGCGAAAGGGAGATAGGGTTGTCGGTCCGACGGCCCGCGAAACCGTATTCGGGATCCGTTTCGCGTTTCAAGAGAAACGCGAATCAGAGCTCGTCGTCGGTGGCCTCGATCTCCCCGACGACCTCGGGGTTTCGCAGCGTCGAGGTGTCGCCCAGCGGCTCCTGGTTCGCGATGTTCTCGAGCAGCCGGCGCATGATCTTGCCCGAACGGGTCTTGGGCAGTTCGGGCGTGAAGACGACGGCCTCGGGTCTGGCGAACGGACCGATCGCCTCCTCGACGCTCGCGACGATCCGCTCGCGCAGCGCCTCGCTCGGCTCGTGGCTGTGGTCGGTGCTGACGTAGGCGTGGACCGCGGTCCCGTCGCGTTCGTGATCGCCGCCGACGACGGCGGCCTCGGCGACGCCCTCGATATCGACGATGGCGCTCTCGATCTCCATGGTTCCCAGGCGATGGCCCGAGACGTTGATCACGTCGTCGACCCGGCCGAGCACCGTGATGTAGCCGTCCTCGTCGACTTTCGCGCCGTCGCCGGAGAAGTAGACCCAGTCGTCGCCCTCCGAGAACGGTTCCCAGTACTCGTCCCGGTAGCGCTCGTCGTCCCCGTAGAGGCTCCGGAACATCCCCGGCCACGGCCGGTCGACGACGAGGTAGCCCGTCTCGCCGGGATCGACCGGCGATCCGTCCTCGCCGACGACGCGCGCGCCGATCCCCGGGAGCGGCGGGCCCGCCGAGCCGGGCTTCATCGACGAGACCCCTGGCAGGGTGGTGACCATCATCCCGCCGGTCTCGGTCTGCCACCACGTGTCCACGACCGGGCAGTCACCACCGCCGATATGCTCGCGGTACCAGTTCCAGGCCCGTGGGTTGATGGGCTCTCCGACGGTGCCCAACAACCGCAGCGAGGAGAGGTCGTGCCCGTCGGGGTACTCCTCGCCCCACTTCATGAACGCCCGAATCGCGGTGGGGGCCGTGTAGAACACGTCGACGGCGTTCCGTTCGACGATCTCCCAGAGCCGCGAGCGATCGGGGTAGTCCGGCGTCCCCTCGTACAGCAGCGTCGTCGTCCCGAGCGCGAGCGGGCCGTAGACGGTGTAGGAGTGGCCGGTGATCCAGCCGATGTCGGCCGAACACCAGTAGGTGTCCTCGGGTTCGAGGTCGAGCACCGCCCGGGAGGTCCAGGCGGCATAGGAGAGATACCCCCCCGTCGAGTGGGTGATGCCCTTTGGCTCGCCGGTGGTGCCGGAGGTGTACATCAGGAACAGCATGTCACCGGCCTCGCGCGGGACGGGGTCGACGGTCGCGCCCGCGTGGGCGAACAACAGCTCCCCGTAGTCGTACTGGCCGGCGTCGAGGCCGTGATCGAGGTCGGGTCCGAGGCGATCGACGACCACCGTCGTCACCTCGCGGTCGAGCGCCATGAGCGCGTTGTCGGCCTTGCTCTTCTGGTTGAAGGCGTTGCCCCGGCGGTAGTAGCCGTCGCAGGTGATCAGGTACTCCGAGTCGGCCGACTCCATCCGGGTGGCGAGCGCATCGGCGGAGAACCCCGCAAAGACGGCCGAGTGGGGTGCCCCGATGCGCGCGCACGCGAGCATCGTGATCGGGAGCTCGGGGATCATCGGGAGGTAGATCGTCACGACGTCGCCCTCCTCGACGCCCAGGTCGCGCAGCGCTGCGGCGGCCTCGTTGACCTCGCCGTAGAGGTCCTGGTAGGTGTAGGTGCGCGTCTCGCGGCGCTTTCCCTCCCACTTGAGCGCGGCCTGGGTCTTGCGGCCCGCCTCGATGTGGCGGTCGACGCAGTTGTAGGCGGCGTTGAGCTCTCCGCCGGGGAACCACTCGTAGAAGGGCGCGTTCGCGTCGTCGAGGACCCGATCGTGTTCGCGGTGCCAGTCCAGGAGGGCGGCCGCTCGCTCCCAACAGTCGGGCCACTCGTCCTCGAACTCCTCGTAGATCCCCGGATCCGAGACGTTCGCCTGCTCGGCGAACGGACGGGGCGGCTCGTATCGCTCGTCCGCGGGGGCGGTCATCGTGTGAACGTTCATGAGGATCGACGAATAAGTTTTCGCCCCCGACGACAGCCATTTCTACACGGCGGCGGTACTGTGAGTGTGCAGATCGTGGGCTACGAGTCGGGGGCCGGAGACGGGGAGCCGGCCCTGCTTCTCGCATGGGAGGGGGCGCTCGAACGCGAGCCGCTGCGCCCGGGCGATCCCCTCGAGTACGCCCTCGGCGAGCGCCGCTGTGCGGGAACGATCACCGACGAGGGTCATCGAGCGTGCCCGAACTCCGATGCCCCCTACTGCGAGGACCACAGCTACACCTGGGTCTGTGCGCGCTGTACGGGCACCTGCCTGAAGGACCAGATGGACTGTTTCGAGGAGCACGCGGTCTACCTCGCCGCCTTCGCCCCGGCGACGTTCAAGGTCGGCGTCACCAAGGCGTGGCGCCTCGAGACCCGCCTGCGCGAGCAGGGCGCCGACCGCGCGGCCCACCTCCACACGGTGTCGAACGGCCGGATCGCCCGCGAGATCGAGAGCGAGATCGCCCGCGAGGTCGGCGACAGCGTGCGCGTCCCGACGAAGATCCGCGGGCTGGCCGCCCCGGTCGACGCCGCGGCCTGGGACGCGCTCGTGGGGGAGTACGATCCCATCGAGACGTTCGCCTTCGAGTACGGCCTCGCGCTCACCGAGCGCCCGGTCCGGGAGACGATCGCGAGCGGAACGGTTCTGGGAACCAAGGGGAGGGTCCTGGTGCTCGAACGCGGCGCGACGACCTACGCGGTCGACATGCGCGACCTCGTGGGCTACGAGGTCCGCGAGGGCACGAGCGATCGCGCGCTCCAGTCGAGCCTGGGCGCGTTCGGCTGAAATGGCTCCGTTGAAATGCTCTACAGATGATCTATTAGAGATACCCAGCGTTACATACAGGAGAAGGAAGTAACGGGACAGCAATCAACCTCACCGGTAGCTGGCAAGAACAGCATGCGAGGTACAGAGTATGAGTTCAGCACAACTACTTCGCTCGTTTCGAGCGGATCTAGTAATCTAACAACCACTATTCAGTAAATTCATCTGTGTAATTATATACCATGTCATAATATATGCTGTGGATCCCAACAGATGATAGGATATGCTCACAGAAGACTGGGAGGAACTTTCCATTGAGACTCTTATTCGAGCTATAGAAAACGGGTACTCAGAAGGAAAGGAGCTTGAATTCAAACGTCAGCAAAACCCGGATGAAGTAGGCCACAAACAGACGACAGTTGGAGAGGTGATTTCGTTCGCAAACGCGAGTGGCGGTGATCTCGTCATTGGGATGGCCGAGGATGAAGGAGTAGCATCCGGACTCTGGCCAGTCCAGTATGACGATGTTGACGATGAGAAGAATCGTTGGATTGATATTATTAAACGGAATACAGATCCGGAACTTCCACAACATCTCATCGACATTAAACCCGTGGAGGTCACAGACGACTATGCGGAATATGTTGATGACGACTGTCCATTACAAACAGGTTATGTTCTCGTAACCCGAGTCCAACGCAGTTGGCGAGCCCCACACCGGGAGACACTGAAACACCAGTTTTATGAACGGAGTTCAGGAGGGAAGACCGAGTTAGATACTGGGGCAATTCGACAGGCAATGTTCCAAGGCGAATTACTCACCGAAAGGGCGCGCGAGTTTCGTGATAATCGGCTTGCTGCAATCCGTGCTGATGATGTGACGGTACGGATGAAGTCTGACCCGAAAATGGTCCTCCATGTCGTTCCGAGTAATGCCTTCTCTCTTGAACGCTTGATCGATCCGTCTGCTGCGGCTCCAGACCAAGCAGATCAGGATGTTCCTTCTCTTCTGCATCCAAGAGGAATTATTGGTAACTGGACACGGTATACTGCTGATGGCTTTCTTCGTGCACAAACTGATTCGGAAGACTGGTGTACGAGTTATACGTTAACGTTCCGTTCTGGCGTCATCGAGGCACTAACTACAAATTCGTATATCGAGGACTCTGAATACATTTCTTCGGGGCACGTTCGGAACTGTCTGGAAGAGGGACTTCCAACATACGAGGAGTTCCTAGTTCATCAAGGCGGTACGTATCCAATATACTGTTTCTTAAGCGTACTCGGGGGGCAGGGACTTCCAGTACAGGAAACTTCCCATCGAAAACCTGATGATCTGGAGAGGATTGACCGAGATGTGGCTCAATTACCAGCAGTTCGGATTGAGTCCTCCCAGACCGATCTCGGTACTATAATCAATGAACTGCTTGATTCCTTATATAATGCGAGCGGAAGGGCTCAGGAGATGAGATCTGAGGATTGAGTATAGTTTTCGGTTGTGCTGCATTTGCGCGCTGTATTCAGTACAACTCTATTAATATCACTAATAACTGACAGAAGAACTTGTGTTAGATTCGCACGAACTACCTAACGGTTGTTTCGGTAGCGAGGATGTCGAATTAATAGAATTTCCACAGAGCCGCTGAAATAGGATCAGTCGTCGGCGCGCGCTTCCGTGCCCGCGAGCATTTCGATGACCTGCATCACGCCCGAGTTGTCGTCCCGGCCTATGTCGTTGCCGACCATCGACTTGTAGAGCTCGTGGGCCAGTTCGGTCTGGGGCATCGGGGCGCCGAACGCCTCGCCCGCGTCGGTGGCGATCCGGAGGTCCTTGTACTGGTACTCGGCGAAGAACCCTGGATCGAAGTCGCCCTGGATCATGTCCGGCGCGCGGTTGTCGAGCGTCCAGCAGCCCGCCGCGCCCCCACTGATGGCGTCGACGACGCTCTCGAGGTCCGCGCCCGCTTGGCTCGCGAACACCAGCGCCTCGCTGACGCCGACCATCTGGGCGGCGACGACGATCTGGTTCGCGGCCTTGGTCGTCTGGCCCGCGCCGCTCGGGCCACAGTGCGTCACCGTCTCGCCCATCACGTCGAGCAGGTCGCGCTGCTCCTCGAGGGCCTCCTCGCTTCCCCCGACCATGATCGAGAGCGTCCCCTCGATCGCTCCCTCCTCACCACCCGAAATCGGTGCGTCGAGCAGTTCAATACCCAATTCCGCGAGCTCCGCGGCAATCTCCTCGGTGACCGTCGGCGAGATCGTCGAGTGATCTATGACAACCATTCCGTCGCTCAGTCCCTCGGTTATCGGACTGTCCTCGTTCTCATCACCGAGGATGATCCGCTCGACGTCCGGCGAGTCGGGGAGACACATGAGAACTACGTCGCTTTCTTCGGCGACACCCGCGGGGGATTCCCCATTCTTGCCGCCGTGCTCGACCAACTCCTCGACGGGGTCCGCAGAACGGTTGTGCCCGACAACGGGATACCCTGCATCGAGGAGGTTTTTCGCCATCGCCAATCCCATGATTCCGAGTCCGACGAAACCGATCGTTTTGTCTGGCATCTCGGCGAATCGTCTCGCGCTAGCAGTAAATACGTTGAGCATCCACACAGAAATCGCCTGCAAAAACCGCAAACAGGTCGGCGGTTCGATCCGTGTTCCGAATTAGCACTCGATGACCATCGGTTATTCCATCGACTCGGCGATCTTCTCGATAGCCAGTACGGCTCTCCAGAGCAGGTACAGCAGTACGCCCGAGAGGATGATTCCGACCCACGCAACGAGCACCGGAAGAATGGGTTGTGCAAGCAGGATCGTGTACAGGAGGCTCAGCCCCACCAATGCCCAAATAGCGAAGACAAGGTATTTGCTCTGATCCGTGTCGAGGAACTCGTTATTTCTGACGAACATGTGATAATAAACACTATGAAATGATAAAATCTTTTGGTTCATGTGTTTGGTAGTGCCACTCTATGTCTGTTTGAGAAAACAGTATTTCAGAAACTAGATTTTTATATTTTCCAGTAATATTATTTATATAGATGTAGGCGGAATACGACCTTGGTTTCTTTTTCGGAAATAAAACGCCAGAACAAGGATTCCGCCGATCATTGGTAGTGCAATGAATGCGATGAAGAATCCAATTGCCCACAAGTCTGCCGTATTCATGTTTCGTTTTTCCCCGTCTTGATAGATCCATATGGCTCCAAGAATCCCTGAAAGAATTCCAATGGATAATGGTAAATGAAGGTCAATCTGAAACATTTTAACGATATTTCATGAATGTTCTAGCCAATTCTGGAAATCAGAGATTATTACTTAGCAGGTCGAACTGTGAATGTTCCATGTATGGGTCAGTTCGTACGCTAACCCCCATGTAGCTTCGGCTTCAAGAGCGACGACATCTTGGTCACCAGAGCAATGTGCGGGATCCGAAACGACGTGGCTACCGGGGTAGAACCAGCTTGTTCCGCTGTTCGGGATGTCGTTTGTCCACGACACAGTAGCGCCCGCATTATTGAGGCCCTGGGTAATGTCTCCGTCCGCGTTGAAGGTCCAACTCAGATCAGCGGACGGCGGGAATCCGATACTAGCGGTTGTGGTACCAGATCCGGTTGTTGACGGATCAGCATCGTGGAGGCTTTCGTTGTTCAGTTGACTGACGCTCCAATCGTGTTCGATGTTGATGTGGCGGTTGTATGGATTAATCGTATCGTCGGTACTCGCAGCGCTTGTTCGAAATGCGTTGCGTTCTTGAGCTGAATCACGAATGCGGTACCGCTCGTAATTGTTGTTCAGTTCCCCCCAGTGGTCGGTTAAGTGAGCCTGATTGTCTCCGATATAACTCCAATCTGGCCCCGCACTGACCGACTGGATCGAAACATCTTGCTGCTCAAGAGAATCTTCCTTGTCATCAGCCTTATCGTGGGCTTCTGCCTCTTTCTCTTCGACTGTTGAACCGTAGTACTGGCTCAAGCTTCCGTGAGAATCGATCCGAGCGAGGTATTCAACGATCTCGTGATCTCCCCCAAATTCAGGCACTGCCCAATCGTTGAGAGAGGACTCGCTTATTCGCGGGTTGCGAGCGACGACTTTTTCAAGACGCTCTCTTGTCTCCTCGAAAGAGAGGGGGCTCTTATACGTTCCCTTTAGGCGAACGATCACGGGTTCATCTTCAGACGCAGCAACAGGAGCGGTGCTTCCGATACCGGCAACCGACATTACTCCGACTGCCTTGAGCAATTTCCGTCGGCTAACACCACCTCCATCAGCATCTGTATGATTGGTGGGCATATATAATCAGAAACCACGTCCTATGTATTAAAACTATTTTTAGTAGAATTGAATCACCGGCAGATAGTGTGTAATATTCTTCCCCACGCTGGACCCGGCAGGAGACAACCCAACCCTTTTCGGTTCGGCCGAAGAACCCGGGGGCATGGCAGAAGACAACGGCGAGAGCGGCGAGCCCGGCGAGGGTGGCGAGGAGGAGAAATCGTTCCGCGAGCGCGTCGAGGAGATCCGCGAGCAGCGCGAGGCCGAGGGCGGGCCCGACGGCGAGGGCGAGGGCTCCCGGGAGGAGCGCCTCGAGGAGATGATGGGCGGCGGCGGTGGCGGCCCCGGCGGCATGGGCGGCAACCCGTTCGCCCAGATGATGGGCGGCATGATGGGCGGCGGCGGTGGCGGCCCCGGCGCGATGGGCGGCGGCCCCGGTGGCGGCGGTCCCGGCGGCGAGGGCGACAACGAGCAGCTCGTGCGCGAGGTCCGTCAGCTGCGCGACGAGGTCCGCGACGTCAATCGACACCTCGAGCGCATCGCCGACTCCCTCGAGGACTGAGGCACCGGGAGCTCCGACCGGCATCGAACACCGCTTTTTCGCGTCCCGTCGTATCCCGTGCCCCGACGAGCCTCCCGGCTACCGATCAGGGTTCGCCGTCACGGGGTCACCGATCGAGTCCCCTCACCGTGTCGAACTTCATAAAGGAAGAGGGGAGCAGAAGAACCATGCAAGGACGGACTCCGGACCCAACGAACACGCCGTACAGCCCCCACCTCCGTGCGATACGGTCGGCGATAGCCGCGCTGGCGCTCGCGGTGCTGGCCGTTCCACTACTCTCCCAGGGGGGCGGCGAGCTCGGGCTCTGGTTCGTGGCGGGCGCGCTCCTCCTGCTCGCCCATGCGTTTGCGGTGCCGGCGTGGGATCGGTACGAGTCGCCCCGATCGCACAAGAGCTAAACGGCCCTGCCGTCCTCTTCGAGGTAGTATGTCCATCGCCCGCGAGCGCATCGACCGACTGGAGGCGCTGGCCCGCGAGGCCGCCGCCGAGGGCGAGGACGACCGGGCCCGCGAGTACGTCGCGCTCGCGCGGCGGATCGCCGAGCGGAACCGCCTTCGGTTCCCCCGGTCGTTCGAGCGGGCGACCTGTAGTCGCTGTGATCGGTACCACCGTCCGGGCCGCAACGCCCGCGTCAGGCTGCAGGACGGCCACGTCGTCGTGACCTGCGAGTGTGGTGCCCACGGCCGATACCCCTATCGCTCGTAGCTTCTCCGTAGCTCGCCCGTACGTCCGCGGATCGAACGTTCAAAGTGTGCCGGCCGTATAGCGGGGGTAATGAGCGACCAGCGAGACGTGCAGGACCTCCGCAAGGAGGCCCACGAAACGGACGTGACGGTGTGGGTCGGTAAGAGCGGGATCGACGCGGTCACCGAGGAGCTCGACGACCAGCTCTCGGCCCGCGAACTGGTGAAGGTGAAGTTCCACCGGGCGGCCCGCGGCGGGACGACGACCGAGGCGCTCGCCGAGGAGCTCGCCGACGCGGTCGACGCTACCCTCGTCGAGACGCGGGGCAACACGGCGGTGTACCACTGATGGTGCTGGAGGGGGTCCTCGTCGATCTCGGGCTCGCGCAGGGTCCGGCGGCCGCGATCGACGGCGCGATCCGCTTTCTCGTCGCGTTCGTCGTCCTCCTGCTGGTCGGGCGCGCGCTCGTCCTGCCGGTCCTCGACCGAGCCTTCGAGAGCCGCGACCTCGATCCCCACGCCCGCCGCCCGCTGCGGAAGCTCGCGTGGTTCGGGCTGCTGTTCGGGATCGTCGCGGTCGCCTTCGGCTTCGCGGGTTACGGGAACTTCCTCACCTCGCTGGCGACGATCGCCGCCGCCGCGGCGCTCGCGATCGGGATCGCGATGCAGTCGGTGATCTCGAACTTCGTCGCCGGCGTCTTCATCTTCACCGAGAAGCCGTTCCGGATCGGCGACTGGATCGAGTGGGATGGCGGCGAGTACTCGGGGATCGTCGAGGACATCAGCCTCCGCGTGACGCGGGTGCGTACCTTCGACAACGAGCTCGTCACCGTCCCGAACTCCGAGCTCACGGACAACGCGGTGAAGAACCCCGTCGCGAAGGACAAGCTCCGACAGAAGTTCGTCTTCGGCGTCGGCTACGACGACGACATCGGGCAGGCGAGCGATATCATCATCGAGGAGGCCGAGGACCACGAGGAGATCCTCGAGAGCCCCGAGCCGACGGTCAGGCTCACGGAGCTCAACGACTCCGACGTCGGCCTGCAGTCGCGCTACTGGATCGCCGACCCCGCCCGCGCGGACTTCGTTCGGATCCGCGGGGAGTACGTCCAACGGGTGAAGGAGCGCTTCGACCGCGAGGCGATCGACATTCCCTACCCGTATCGCACCCTCG
Protein-coding sequences here:
- a CDS encoding ribonuclease P, giving the protein MSIARERIDRLEALAREAAAEGEDDRAREYVALARRIAERNRLRFPRSFERATCSRCDRYHRPGRNARVRLQDGHVVVTCECGAHGRYPYRS
- a CDS encoding NAD(P)-dependent oxidoreductase, giving the protein MLNVFTASARRFAEMPDKTIGFVGLGIMGLAMAKNLLDAGYPVVGHNRSADPVEELVEHGGKNGESPAGVAEESDVVLMCLPDSPDVERIILGDENEDSPITEGLSDGMVVIDHSTISPTVTEEIAAELAELGIELLDAPISGGEEGAIEGTLSIMVGGSEEALEEQRDLLDVMGETVTHCGPSGAGQTTKAANQIVVAAQMVGVSEALVFASQAGADLESVVDAISGGAAGCWTLDNRAPDMIQGDFDPGFFAEYQYKDLRIATDAGEAFGAPMPQTELAHELYKSMVGNDIGRDDNSGVMQVIEMLAGTEARADD
- a CDS encoding mechanosensitive ion channel family protein, whose product is MVLEGVLVDLGLAQGPAAAIDGAIRFLVAFVVLLLVGRALVLPVLDRAFESRDLDPHARRPLRKLAWFGLLFGIVAVAFGFAGYGNFLTSLATIAAAAALAIGIAMQSVISNFVAGVFIFTEKPFRIGDWIEWDGGEYSGIVEDISLRVTRVRTFDNELVTVPNSELTDNAVKNPVAKDKLRQKFVFGVGYDDDIGQASDIIIEEAEDHEEILESPEPTVRLTELNDSDVGLQSRYWIADPARADFVRIRGEYVQRVKERFDREAIDIPYPYRTLEGGLSVESLDSLRQGGEPAE
- a CDS encoding YhbY family RNA-binding protein translates to MSDQRDVQDLRKEAHETDVTVWVGKSGIDAVTEELDDQLSARELVKVKFHRAARGGTTTEALAEELADAVDATLVETRGNTAVYH
- a CDS encoding ATP-binding protein, whose protein sequence is MLTEDWEELSIETLIRAIENGYSEGKELEFKRQQNPDEVGHKQTTVGEVISFANASGGDLVIGMAEDEGVASGLWPVQYDDVDDEKNRWIDIIKRNTDPELPQHLIDIKPVEVTDDYAEYVDDDCPLQTGYVLVTRVQRSWRAPHRETLKHQFYERSSGGKTELDTGAIRQAMFQGELLTERAREFRDNRLAAIRADDVTVRMKSDPKMVLHVVPSNAFSLERLIDPSAAAPDQADQDVPSLLHPRGIIGNWTRYTADGFLRAQTDSEDWCTSYTLTFRSGVIEALTTNSYIEDSEYISSGHVRNCLEEGLPTYEEFLVHQGGTYPIYCFLSVLGGQGLPVQETSHRKPDDLERIDRDVAQLPAVRIESSQTDLGTIINELLDSLYNASGRAQEMRSED
- the acs gene encoding acetate--CoA ligase codes for the protein MNVHTMTAPADERYEPPRPFAEQANVSDPGIYEEFEDEWPDCWERAAALLDWHREHDRVLDDANAPFYEWFPGGELNAAYNCVDRHIEAGRKTQAALKWEGKRRETRTYTYQDLYGEVNEAAAALRDLGVEEGDVVTIYLPMIPELPITMLACARIGAPHSAVFAGFSADALATRMESADSEYLITCDGYYRRGNAFNQKSKADNALMALDREVTTVVVDRLGPDLDHGLDAGQYDYGELLFAHAGATVDPVPREAGDMLFLMYTSGTTGEPKGITHSTGGYLSYAAWTSRAVLDLEPEDTYWCSADIGWITGHSYTVYGPLALGTTTLLYEGTPDYPDRSRLWEIVERNAVDVFYTAPTAIRAFMKWGEEYPDGHDLSSLRLLGTVGEPINPRAWNWYREHIGGGDCPVVDTWWQTETGGMMVTTLPGVSSMKPGSAGPPLPGIGARVVGEDGSPVDPGETGYLVVDRPWPGMFRSLYGDDERYRDEYWEPFSEGDDWVYFSGDGAKVDEDGYITVLGRVDDVINVSGHRLGTMEIESAIVDIEGVAEAAVVGGDHERDGTAVHAYVSTDHSHEPSEALRERIVASVEEAIGPFARPEAVVFTPELPKTRSGKIMRRLLENIANQEPLGDTSTLRNPEVVGEIEATDDEL
- a CDS encoding DUF2797 domain-containing protein, encoding MQIVGYESGAGDGEPALLLAWEGALEREPLRPGDPLEYALGERRCAGTITDEGHRACPNSDAPYCEDHSYTWVCARCTGTCLKDQMDCFEEHAVYLAAFAPATFKVGVTKAWRLETRLREQGADRAAHLHTVSNGRIAREIESEIAREVGDSVRVPTKIRGLAAPVDAAAWDALVGEYDPIETFAFEYGLALTERPVRETIASGTVLGTKGRVLVLERGATTYAVDMRDLVGYEVREGTSDRALQSSLGAFG